A stretch of Gallus gallus isolate bGalGal1 chromosome 2, bGalGal1.mat.broiler.GRCg7b, whole genome shotgun sequence DNA encodes these proteins:
- the INSIG1 gene encoding insulin-induced gene 1 protein (The RefSeq protein has 1 substitution, 1 non-frameshifting indel and aligns at 96% coverage compared to this genomic sequence), with protein MPRLESGAWSCSCAARARHAARPGEAAPKADAMQSPSPSAGRAEREASGGAATTWRQHLVQRSVVLFVVGAFMALVLNLLQIQRNVTLFPDEVIATLFSSAWWVPPCCGTAAAVVGLLYPCIDSHLGEPHKFKREWASVMRCIAVFVGINHASAKLDFANNVQLSLTLAALSLGLWWTFDRSRSGLGLGITIAFVATLITQFLVYNGVYQYTSPDFLYIRSWLPCIFFSGGVTVGNIGRQLAMGIPEKPHND; from the exons ATGCCCCGGCTGGAGAGCGGCgcctggagctgctcctgcGCGGCCCGAGCGCGGCACGCGGCGAGGCCGGGGGAGGCGGCCCCGAAGGCGGACGCCATGCAGAGCCCTTCGCCCAGCGCGGGACGTGCGGAGCGGGAGGCCTCCGGCGGCGCCGCTACGACGTGGAGGCAGCACCTGGTGCAGCGCAGCGTCGTGCTTTTCGTGGTGGGCGCCTTCATGGCGCTGGTGCTGAACCTGCTGCAGATCCAGCGTAACGTCACGCTGTTTCCCGACGAGGTCATCGCCACGCTCTTCTCCTCCGCCTGGTGGGTGCCGCCGTGCTGCGGGACAGCGGCAG CTGTTGTTGGCCTGCTGTACCCCTGCATTGACAGCCACCTTGGGGAACCACACAAGTTCAAAAGGGAGTGGGCGAGCGTGATGCGATGTATAGCAGTTTTTGTTGGCATTAATCATGCAAGTGCT AAACTAGATTTTGCCAACAATGTCCAGCTGTCCCTGACTCTTGCAGCCTTATCACTGGGTCTTTGGTGGACATTTGATCGTTCAAGAAGTGGCCTCGGACTGGGAATTACAATAGCATTTGTAGCAACTCTGATAACCCAGTTCCTTGTATATAATGGTGTTTATCA GTATACATCCCCAGATTTTCTATACATCCGTTCTTGGCTTCCTTGCATATTTTTCTCAGGAGGAGTGACCGTAGGAAACATAGGACGCCAGCTGGCTATGGTAATTATT
- the EN2 gene encoding homeobox protein engrailed-2 encodes MEEGGRSPREEAAEPQESGGDAEPGGGRRALLLPPGDPPHPHPHPHRITNFFIDNILRPEFGRRKEAGGTAGEPRRPGAESRRSPAAAAPAPGAPVPGGGGGGGGGSPGRGEGGPAALALHGAAKKGGDPAALEAALKARGLSGAELSVSSDSDSSQAGSNAGNQPMLWPAWVYCTRYSDRPSSGPRSRKPKKKNPNKEDKRPRTAFTAEQLQRLKAEFQTNRYLTEQRRQSLAQELGLNESQIKIWFQNKRAKIKKATGSKNSLAVHLMAQGLYNHSTTAKDGKSDSE; translated from the exons ATGGAGGAGGGCGGCCGCAGCCCCCGGGAGGAGGCGGCCGAACCGCAGGAGTCCGGCGGGGACGCGGAACCCGGCGGAGGGCGtcgggctctgctgctgccccccGGCGACCCCCCGCACCCCCACCCGCACCCTCACCGCATCACCAACTTCTTCATCGACAACATCCTGAGGCCCGAGTTCGGTCGGAGGAAGGAAGCGGGAGGAACCGCCGGAGAACCCCGCAGGCCCGGAGCggagagcaggaggagccccgcggccgccgcgccCGCTCCCGGAGCTCCGGTGCCCggcggaggaggcggcggcgggggtGGATCGCCGGGCCGAGGGGAgggcggccccgccgctctGGCCCTGCACGGAGCGGCCAAGAAGGGGGGAGACCCCGCGGCGCTGGAGGCGGCCCTGAAAGCGCGGGGGCTGAGCGGCGCGGAGCTGTCGGTGAGCTCGGACTCGGATAGCTCCCAGGCCGGCTCCAACGCCGGGAACCAACCCATGCTTTGGCCCGCTTGGGTGTACTGCACGCGGTACTCGGACCGACCGTCTTCAG GTCCCCGCTCCCGCAAACCAAAGAAGAAGAACCCCAACAAGGAAGACAAGCGGCCCCGCACCGCCTTCACGGCCGAGCAGCTGCAGAGACTCAAGGCCGAGTTCCAGACGAACCGCTACCTGACGGAGCAGCGCCGGCAGAGCCTGGCCCAGGAGCTCGGCCTCAACGAGTCCCAGATCAAGATCTGGTTCCAGAACAAGAGAGCCAAGATCAAGAAGGCGACGGGCAGCAAGAACTCGCTGGCGGTGCACCTCATGGCCCAGGGGCTCTACAACCACTCCACCACGGCGAAAGACGGCAAGTCGGACAGCGAATAG